The Lysobacter enzymogenes DNA segment TCGACCTTCTGTTTGCCGATTCCGGCGGCAGCGCGGATGGCCTTGCCGGTCAGCTCGGTCACCGAGCGAGGGATCACCGCGCAGTCGGGGAAGTTGTACTTGTGGGCGGCCGCGTGGACCGGGTCGATCTCGACTGCGGCCACCACGTCGAAGCCGGCCTGTTCGAAGCCGAGGCTGAGGCCGCCGGCTCCGGCGAAGAGGTCGATTCCAATAGGTCTGGTCATGGAGAGAGTATAGGCGCTCGGTACCGTGGAGTCGATCGGAATTGTTCCGCGAAGCGGGTAGGAAACTCGGCCGATCACGACCGGGTATGATCGGCTTCGGCGTCTCAGATCCTGCGATTGCGAGGAACGGGCCGTGGACAGGTTGACTCCCGAACGTAGAAGCTGGTTGATGTCGCGGATTCGCGGCTCGAACACCAAGCCCGAGATCGCGGTTCGGTCTTTGCTGCACCGCTTGGGGTATCGGTTCCGTCTGCATCGTCGCGACCTGCCGGGAACGCCCGACATCGCGCTGCCTGGACGGTCGACGGTCGTCTTCGTTCACGGTTGCTTTTGGCACGGGCATGCGTGCAAGCGCAGCAAGATGCCCAAGACCCGCCAGGACTATTGGGTGGAGAAGATCGAAGGGAACCGCCGACGCGACGCTCGGAAGCGGCGCGCGTTGAAGGCCTTTGGATGGCAGGTCGTCGTAGTTTGGGAATGCGAGCTTAAGAATCCGGTCAAGCTGGCCGAAAAACTGAATCGCGCTCTGAGCGGCCCTGGTTCGCCGTCCGCAGAGCCGAAAAGAGAAGGGCTACGGAAGAGGCCATGAGCAAAAAAGAGAAGAAGCCGAACAGGTACGCCGAGATCGTCGCGGAGATCTTCCGGCAGCGTTATGAAGACGGCGCGAAAGTCGTTCCGTTCGTTCGAGAAGAGTTCGTGAAAATCGCGGACGAAAAAGGCGTCGAGGTCCCCAAGAACCTCGGGGATGCGGTCTACTCGTTCAAATACCGGGTGGCGCTGCCCGCTTCCATCGCGGATACGGCTCCTGACGGTTTCGAATGGATCATCGCGGGGGCTGGGCGCTCCAAGTACGAGTTCCGTCTGGTGAAACCACTGTCCATCGCGCCTAGCGAGAACCGGATGGTGGTGAAAATTCCCGACGCCACGCCCGAAATCATCGGCGCTTATGCGCTGGGCGACGAGCAGGCGTTGCTGGCGAAAGTCCGCTACAACCGTTTGATCGACATCTTTCTGGGCATCACCGCCTCTTCCTTGCAGAACCACCTGCGCACTACGGTAAAAGACATCGGGCAGATCGAAATCGACGAGCTTTATGTCGGCCTTGATCGGCACGGTTGCCACTACGTGGTTCCTGTGCAGGCCAAGGGCGGCAAGGACAAGCACGGCATTCAGCAGACCGAGCAGGATATGGCTTGCTGCAAAGAAAAATTCCCGAAGTTGCGCTGTAGGCCGGTATCCGCGCAGTTCATCACCAGCAGCAAGATCGCGATGTTCGAGCTAGGAATGCAGGACGACGAGATTCGCGTGGTTTCGGAGGAGCACTACGAACTGGTTCCTGCATCCAGCATTACCGGTGCGGATTTGGATTTGTACAGGAGCAGAAGGAAGGACTGGTGATCGTCGGTGGTTAGTCAGGCTTGCCCTAGCCGTATCTGCAAACAGCCGCGGTCCGCATCGACCGCTACGAAAAGGACTTCCACGACGCCGATCTGGCCACCGCGCGCCGCATCGCGCAGTCGCTGGGCGTCCCGCTCGCCTACCTCTACGCCGACACCGGCGCGCTGGCCGAGGCCATCCTGGCCCTGGGCTGCTGTCCAAGTCCGAACAGCGCAAGGCCGCGGCCGTCCTCAAGGCCCGGCTGGCGCTGGCGGGTAGGGCGGGCGAAAAGGACTAGCGCGGCCCGCCCCGGGCCGTATGGGCATCGCGGCGAATCGCGAAGTCCGCCCTGCATCCATTCCTTGGGTATCGCGAAGCACCGATTTGGCGGGCTGCTTGCGCCTATCCAAAAGCGCAGCGACCGGGCATGTTGGACGCCGATGAGTCGTCCGCCTTCGGTAGCTTCGAGCCGGTCTTTCAGAGAGTTTGTCAGGGATGTCCACGTTCACTTTGCTGAAACACGCGGCGCTGGTGACGGCCTTGTCGTTGGGGTGCGGCTGCGCGTCCGCGGCTCGCCCCGGTACGGGCAAAGCCCCTGGGCCGGCCACTGCGGAAGAGGACTGCCTGGTCGTCGGCAATACCCAGACGCGGGAATTGTGCTTTTCCCGCAAGCCCGAGGCCGAGATCGAGGAGTGCGAGCGCATGCGGCCCTTCGCGTGCAAGCCGTACCGCGACATGCACCGGCTCGACCGGGAACTGGCCGCGCTCACCCGCGATCTGTCCGCGCGGGCACAGAAGCGGTACGCCGCTTACGCCGAGGACGATGCGGCCTACCTCGGCGACCTGTCGGCCTATATCGACGCGTCGGGCAAGGCGTGGGCGGCCTCACGCGATGCCGACTGCTTGTTGCAGCCTTTCGCCCAGGGCATGTCCAGGCGCGAGGCCGGCGACCTGACCGAAGCCTGCCGCGTGGAGCGGACCCAGGCGCGTATCGCGCAGATCAAGGAATTGTTTTCTTCGATGTAGATGCGCAACGACGGTCGCTACCGTCGAGGAGTCTCCGCGATCTCCAGCGCGGTTACACACAGTCGTTTGGGGTCGGTAGATGAGAACCCGACCGACATGCCGCTGCCCGTCGCAAGGTAGATGCCAGAGTCCCGGGACTGATCCAGTCGTGACGGATCGAGATGCGTAACAGCGATGGCCTTCTCGATGGGAAAGCACGGGGCACTGTCGATTTCTACTAACGCGTGTCGGCCTTCCAGTTGCAGGTAACGAAGGACGATGTACCCGTCACGCAATTTCAGTGGCTTCTGACGTTCGATCTGATCGGTTACCGGCGCTTGATCGTTCATGGGAAACCGGGCCCGAAGCATTCGTGTCAAGTGATCGAAGCCGTCGGTTCCTGATTGAAGAGGCTGGGTCAGCATGGCTTCGACGGTTAACTGATCGGACATATCAGTGGGTGTCGTCGGGTTGATCGCACATGCAGTCACGCTCAACGCAATCAATGCCAGCTTGAGCGTTGCGCATGCGTGCGCACGCAGGCCACATATTTTCACCGTCTACTCCCAAGCGGTTGTCCGGCTTTGCTCTTCAGCGCAGCATCGGTCGATCAACTGTCTCCGCCTGCTGGATTTGTTGCTGGCTCCGTTGAGTATCCAGCGACGCCAGAGCCCGCATGGACTCCTCCAGCGGAATGCCCGCCGAGGCCTGTGCATTCACATGCGAACGCTTGTGGCCCGGGTCGTCCAACCGTCCTTCCACCGCGATAACGTTCCGGCCGACTTCGCCGCCCGGATGCTGGCTCAGCAGCACATGGTCGATCCGGCCCAGGCCGTCGCGCGCGGCTTGTGCGGACAGGCAGCCGGCGATGCAATCCAGCGACTGGTCGCTGGGCTTCAGCTCATGCTGGGCGAATGCTTCCTGCGTCTTCTCGCGTGTGTTCCGCCAAAGCGCGTCTTCGGGATTCGCGCTGCCGTGATCGCTCCGATGCGGCTGCTTCGGTTCACCGTCGCTTCTTGGCGCGGACGGCTGCGCCTCGCCCTTAGGCCGTAGCACGCGTTCGAAGTCCCGGAGGTAGGCATCGCGATGGGTCAGCACGCCGTTGCCGTCTTGATCGGTCAACGAACTGCCGAGGGTGTATCGCGTATCGGCTACTTTGCTGGCGATGGCTGAGACGACCTGCTTGTCGTTCAATTCGCCGCCGCTCCATTCGCGGTACAGCTTGGCCAGTTCCATACCATGCAGATACCCGATGGAATCGAAGGGCGCTTCTTTCGAAAACTCCGGCGTGTTCTTCAAATCTTTGAAGATCGGGAATGCATTGAAGATAGCGGTGGCTTCGATCTCGCTTCGGTACTGCACGTACTCGTCGCGGGAGCCGCCTGCAGGGAAGGGACGGGTGGTGTTGTCTTTGTCGTGCCCGATTTCATGGGCCAGCATTGCGAACATATGACGCTGCGGCCACGGGTTCGTGCCGTACTGGCGCAGGGCGGTCCATTCGCTCTCGTTCACTACGATCGCCGGTGGCGAGCTGGGGCGATAGAGCGGTTTGGATTGGCTGGGATCGGTCTGAATCGCGCCGCCCTTTTCGAAGAACGTGGTGAAGTCGGCCGTAGCGTTGGGCGAAGCGAGTATCCAGCCGCGAATGTGCTCCGGCATGGCCTGGAAGTTGCGGTTGGTTTCGAGGAAATCCCTTTCCTTTTGGCTCATCGGTCAGGCTCGATATGGATGTAGGAAACGCACTTTTCGTCGGATGTGGTGCTGAAGCTCACCATCACTCCGTTCCGGGTCGCGTCGTAAGTCTGTGGGCCGGGTGTCCGCTCTTGGGTGTGCGGTTTGGCTTGGGTAATTTGGAGCGCGCGCTCGGTTTGGAAACATGGCTCAGCCGCCACAGCCATCGACATAAAGTCGGGGGGGGCGGGCTCCAGCCAGAACATCGAAAGCACGTGCCGGTCTTGCAGCGTCTTGGGCTGGTTGTCGATGCGTTTCGAATCCGCACCCGCGATGCCGTACAGCTTCATCATTGCGGACCGAGTACGGTTTCTGCCTTCGATTCCGGTAAGCGGCGTGGTCAGCAATCGCTCGATCGTAGGCGCCTCATCCGCTTCCGATTTGGTTTCGACAGTCGATGCGCAGCCGAATGCGGACGAAAGGACGAGCAGGGAGGCGATACTCCAAATGGCGGTCTGCCTTTGGCTGGCGACCTGCGGAGCTTCGGATTCAGCGCGGCAGGTGTCGGTCGTTGACCTCATGTATTCAGATCCTGTGAGGAGCCTGCGGCTTATTTGCTCGACGATAATAGCTCCGAATGATGGCGAGCGGCAGCCGGACGCGCGCGTATGCAGGCTCATAAAGGGCACGCAATCTCAACGCATATTTCTCAAAATTTGCGCGCTCGGAGCGGGGCTTGAGTGGTTCGCTACTCGTTGCGAGTCGACTCGCTTATGCTCGCCCCATCTGTAAGGTGCAGCGGTGCACGGAATGCGCAACTTTCAGTTCATTTCGCTTGATTGTCGTTCGGCAGATGGCGCGAGAGCGTTTACTTCCGATTTGCGACGGACTGCATCTCAATCGTGCCGTGCAAGTTCCGGATGGGATCGTAAGCGCTCAGCGTTGCGCCGTCTGCCACGATTCGCGCTAGCAGCGATACTTCTGGTGCTGGGCAGCGCCTGCGCTCACGAGCCCGTTCAGCCTTCTTCTGCATCCAACAAGAAGCAATACGACATGACGTCGGTCGACACGTTCAAGCCGAGTTCGCTGGCCGAGCATCCCGACCTGACTCCAGCAGCGGTCTCCCGCAAATTCCTCAAATACTTGTCCTCGCTGCAAGGCGTGTCCGATTTATCGCCTGCCGATGTAGCCCGGGAACTGGGCATTCCTTTGAAGCGAACCGCATCCGGTGGCTACGCCTTCCGCATCGTTCTGCCTAACAGCGGATGGTCCTACGGCGTCGATTTCCTGGAGTCCGCCGGCCTGAAGCGAAAAACTTTCAGCCTCGACTTCGCCAACGATCAGCGAGGCCGCGATGCGGGCCCGGTGTGCGAACTCGGGTTGAACGATGCCCTTGCTGAGCTGAGGCATGCCGGTTACGAGGGCGGCCCCGAGTTTGGCGAAATAGGGCAACTGCAGAACTACTCGCTTAGCAGGGGGGAGGTGAACATCATCATCCGCGAGTGGACGATGGCGGCTCCAGACGGCGGCACGGCCACGAAGACTTGCTTGGAATCCATTTCCGTTCACGGAGCGGATTGAATCAAGGCTGGACCCAACTCGCAGTTGGAAGCCGCCTGAACGATCAAGACGCAGCGGCATCATACGAAAGAATCAGCTGTCTTCCGAATGCGGTCGCTCTTTGCAGGACTTGATTCCAGCCCGCAGCGCCGTTTGATCTGCGCCACCTCATCGCGCCGCAGGCCCTCAGCGCCTGACTCCCCACGACAACCCGCGCGATCGTCCCCCAGAGCCGAACGTTTATCATCAGTGCGAGCATTGTGAGTGCGTGTGCACTTAAGCCACATATTTTCGCCATTTACTCCAAAGCGGTAGGCTGCCCTAACATAGAGCCCTCGATCCATTGCGTTGGAACTTGCAATACTCACGAAACTGGCTCACAAAGTCGGCCACGACAAGTTCAATACGGGTACTGTTAACTTCATGGTCGCCCCCACTCGCAGCCGCAACTCGGTGGCCTGATGGACAGGTCGGGATGGAGTAAGCCGTAGAGGCTTAATCCTTTCCCAGGCCGCATACACGCAGAAGTCGCACAGGAGTTTGCGATGACAAGGATGTGGATCGTGGTCGGCGACCCGACCTCCAGCGGCGGCCGGGTAATTTCAGGCTCGCCGTTCACCGATATCGACGGCAAGCCGGTATCGCGCGTTACCGATTCTGCAATCTGTCCGGTGCACAAGGGCGTATTTCCCATCGTCGATGGGGACAGCACGATGCTCGTTGATGGCCAGCCAGTCGCCCTGCACGGAAGTTCATTGGCGTGCGGTTGCAAGGTACTCTCGGCGCTGCAGTCCCACGTGCTGGTGGATGCCGGCGGCGCTGCCGCGCCCGCCGTCACACAGGCCCGCGGCGAGCGCATGCAGGCAGCCAGCGGGCAAAACGTCCCTGCCGGGACATCGCCCGCCCCCGCGCCGGGAGCCACCGTCCCACCGCCGGGGCCGCCCTGCAGCATCACATCGCAAACGGTGGCCACCTCGCCATCGAACCGGGCAAGAACCCGGATAGGCGTCGCGGAGCGGGTGCGCCTGCGTTACAACTCGGGAGCCGCGACTTGGCGAATCGTGCGGGGCGGAGGCACGCTGTCGGCGACCAGCGGCTCAACCGTCACGTATACCGCCGGCGAAGCGGCCGCTCAGGTCGAGATCAGCGCGACGGGAAGCAGCGGCACGTGCTCGATCACCCTGGATGTAGTGGAGCCTGCGAGCTGGATCATGAAGCTTGCTGCCGGTCGGCCCAAAAAGCATCGCAACGGTCGCCCGGATTGTGGCTGGCTGGGTGAGTTCTTCGTGCATCCCACCGATGTGAATTTCGAGAACCTGCAGACCCGGGAAGTCGACTCCACCTGCACCGCGTCGGGCGGCATGGCGTGCCAGCACGGAAACAAGCACGGTAGCTATCCAGGCCCTGA contains these protein-coding regions:
- a CDS encoding very short patch repair endonuclease; the protein is MDRLTPERRSWLMSRIRGSNTKPEIAVRSLLHRLGYRFRLHRRDLPGTPDIALPGRSTVVFVHGCFWHGHACKRSKMPKTRQDYWVEKIEGNRRRDARKRRALKAFGWQVVVVWECELKNPVKLAEKLNRALSGPGSPSAEPKREGLRKRP
- a CDS encoding endonuclease, whose amino-acid sequence is MSKKEKKPNRYAEIVAEIFRQRYEDGAKVVPFVREEFVKIADEKGVEVPKNLGDAVYSFKYRVALPASIADTAPDGFEWIIAGAGRSKYEFRLVKPLSIAPSENRMVVKIPDATPEIIGAYALGDEQALLAKVRYNRLIDIFLGITASSLQNHLRTTVKDIGQIEIDELYVGLDRHGCHYVVPVQAKGGKDKHGIQQTEQDMACCKEKFPKLRCRPVSAQFITSSKIAMFELGMQDDEIRVVSEEHYELVPASSITGADLDLYRSRRKDW
- a CDS encoding lysozyme inhibitor LprI family protein; translation: MSTFTLLKHAALVTALSLGCGCASAARPGTGKAPGPATAEEDCLVVGNTQTRELCFSRKPEAEIEECERMRPFACKPYRDMHRLDRELAALTRDLSARAQKRYAAYAEDDAAYLGDLSAYIDASGKAWAASRDADCLLQPFAQGMSRREAGDLTEACRVERTQARIAQIKELFSSM
- a CDS encoding XVIPCD domain-containing protein; its protein translation is MSQKERDFLETNRNFQAMPEHIRGWILASPNATADFTTFFEKGGAIQTDPSQSKPLYRPSSPPAIVVNESEWTALRQYGTNPWPQRHMFAMLAHEIGHDKDNTTRPFPAGGSRDEYVQYRSEIEATAIFNAFPIFKDLKNTPEFSKEAPFDSIGYLHGMELAKLYREWSGGELNDKQVVSAIASKVADTRYTLGSSLTDQDGNGVLTHRDAYLRDFERVLRPKGEAQPSAPRSDGEPKQPHRSDHGSANPEDALWRNTREKTQEAFAQHELKPSDQSLDCIAGCLSAQAARDGLGRIDHVLLSQHPGGEVGRNVIAVEGRLDDPGHKRSHVNAQASAGIPLEESMRALASLDTQRSQQQIQQAETVDRPMLR
- a CDS encoding PAAR domain-containing protein, whose protein sequence is MWIVVGDPTSSGGRVISGSPFTDIDGKPVSRVTDSAICPVHKGVFPIVDGDSTMLVDGQPVALHGSSLACGCKVLSALQSHVLVDAGGAAAPAVTQARGERMQAASGQNVPAGTSPAPAPGATVPPPGPPCSITSQTVATSPSNRARTRIGVAERVRLRYNSGAATWRIVRGGGTLSATSGSTVTYTAGEAAAQVEISATGSSGTCSITLDVVEPASWIMKLAAGRPKKHRNGRPDCGWLGEFFVHPTDVNFENLQTREVDSTCTASGGMACQHGNKHGSYPGPDFASPWFRLTGHTADGTTDSSLDQIYSGDCGAGSTGTAVPFTAGQLHFDIRMQWQVYGATTVHDFPLQAQESQLFADGRCESRKGGHTESILYSEPTSWSW